CATTAAAGATATTGGAAGGAAAAGCTATACTTTATTCAGAGGAACTGAATGGGGCAAGATCTGTTTTAAGAGCTGCAGCTATGACATATGTAGCAGCAGTGTTAACTGCTGTAGCTAATTTACTTAGACTTATATATATAAGCAGAGATAGAAGTTGATAAAGATATCTTAAAGTTTTTGTGGAATTTATTTGATTAAATAAATATATATTTTTAAATAGAGGTAGAATATGAATAGTGCTAGAAGTGTAGCTGTGGAAGTTGTTAAAAAAGTACTTTATGATAATGCATATTCCAGTATAGTTTTAAATAAATATTTAAATAAATTTGATTTGAATAAAAAGGACAGGGCTTTAATTACAGAGTTGGTATATGGTACTTTAAAGTATAAATATACTATTGACTGTATATTAAAGAACTTTATAAAGAGCAATTTAGAGAAAATGAATAAAGATATATTAAATATGCTTAGGATTTCTATATATCAGTTAAGATATCTGGATAAAATTCCTGAGTTTGCGGTGGTAAATGAAGCTGTAGAATTTTCCAAAAATATTTCTTTTAAACTTTCTAAACTGGTAAATGGAGTACTTAGAAATTATTTAAGAAATAAGAGTAATTTATTTTGTGGAAATAAAGAGGATAAAATAGATAGAATATGTTTTGAATATTCTTTTCCCAGATGGATGGCTGAACTTTTTATTAATCAGTATGGAGAAGAACTAGGGAAATATATAATGGGTTCACTAAATGTTGTGCCAAAAGTTACAGTAAGGATAAATACTTTAAAGACTGATTACAAACATGCATGGAATGAATTGATTATTAATGGATATGATGTAAAAAGGGGCAATGTATATAAGGAAGCTCTCATAATAAATAAGGGTAGTAATATAGAGTTAAATCCTCTTTTTGAAAAAGGGCATATTACAGTACAGGATGAAAGTGCAATGCTTGTATCTTATTTTATGGATATTGAAGAAAATATGACAGTTTTAGATTTGTGCAGTGCCCCAGGAGGAAAGTCCTGTCATATAGGAGAATTGATGAAAAACACAGGGAATGTACACTGCTATGATCTATATGAGGGCAAATTATCGCTTGTTAGGCATAATGCAGAAAGACTGGGTATTAAAAATATAGCTTGCAAAAAGCTAGATGCTGCAAAGTATTTAGAAAGCCTTAAAGATACAGCAGATAGAGTTCTTATTGATGTTCCCTGTTCGGGGTTTGGAATAATAAGGAAAAAACCTGAAATTAAGTGGAATAAAAAAGAAGATTCATTGAGAGATTTAATAGAAATACAGAGAAAGATTATTTTAAATGCTGCAAAATATGTAAAGATAGGTGGTAAGCTTATATATTCTACCTGCACTTTAAATAAGAAGGAAAATGAGGAGAATATAAACTGGTTTATTTCTCGAAATCCCCAGTATAAATTGGATAAATTATATTGTGGGGACTTTCATAATATAATTTATCATGAAGAAGGGTATATGACTATATTGCCTGATAACCATATGGATGGGTTTTTTATTGCAAGATTGATAAAACAGAGGTAGGTGCAATATATGTATAACATTCTGGATTTTAATATAGAAGAATTAGAGAATTGGATGAAAGTAAATGATGAAAGTAAATTTAGAGCATCACAAATAATGGATTGGATATATAAAAAAAATCAATATGACTTTAATTATATGACTAATATTTCTAAAAATGTTATAGAAAAATTAAAAAAAAATTTTTATATTGGTATGCCGGAATTAATAGAGAAGCAAAAATCAAAATCACAAGATACATATAAATTTTTATATAAATTTCAAGATAAAAATATTATAGAGACAGTAGTTATGAAGTATAGATATGGAAATTCAATATGTGTTTCTACTCAAGTAGGATGCAGAATGGGATGTAAATTTTGTGCATCCACGGTAAATGGAATGGTAAGGAATTTAACCAGTGGAGAGATATTAGCACAAATCTTGAAATCCCAGACTGAAATAAATGGGAGAATTTCCAATATAGTTTTAATGGGTAGTGGAGAGCCGCTGGATAACTATGATAATATTTTAAAATTTTTAAATATGGTAAATTGCAAATACAGTTTAAATATAGGACAGAGGCATATAACTCTTTCCACCTGTGGTATAGTACCTAAGATAATGGAGTTAGCAGATGAAAATTTGCAGATAACACTTGCTATATCACTTCATTCCCCTGATAACTTTAGTAGAAGAGATATGATGCCTATTGCAAATAAATATTCCATAGAAGAAATAATATATGCCTGTAAATATTATATAAACAAAACGGGGAGAAGGGTTTCTTTTGAATATGCTCTGGTTAAAGGTGTAAATGACAGCCTGGAATTTGCTGAAAGATTAGTTCAATTATTAAAAGGACTGTTATGTCATGTTAACTTAATACCTGTAAACGAAGTTAAAGAAAATGATTTTAAAAAGTCTTCTGAAGATAATATAAAGAAGTTTTACAATAAATTAATTGAAAATAAAATAGAAACTACCATAAGAAGAGAAATGGGTTCAGACATAGATGCCGCTTGTGGACAATTAAGGAGAAGATATTTAGAATCAAAAAGTTATAGAAAGGGTGTAGAAAATGGTGGGGCTCTTGTCAGACGTAGGTAGAGTAAGAAAATTAAATGAAGATTTTGCAGATTTCTATAAGAATAAAGATTTAGGAGTATATGTAATAGCAGATGGAATGGGAGGTCATAATGCAGGAGAAGTGGCAAGTAAAATTGCGGTAGAAACAATTATCTCCTATATAAAGTCTAAAGAGGAGATACATACGGAAGATGATTTGTTGAGAGCTATAAATCTAGCAAATGACAAAATTTATAAATTGTCTAGAACTAACAAAAAATTTGGTGGAATGGGGACAACTATCACAGCTTGCCTGGCTAAAAATGGTGAAATGATAGTGGCTAATGTAGGTGACAGCGGATGTTATACAATAGGTTATAGTGGAATTACAAAGATAACTAAAGATCATTCCCTTGTACAACAGCTGGTAGATGAAGGTAGTATAACTGAAGAGGAAGCAGCTATACATCCCAATAAGAATATAATAACAAGGGCCATTGGAACTAATATATCTGTGGAAGTAGATACTTTTAGGGTGAATCTTCGTGAAGTAAGAAAAGTAATGTTGTGTACTGATGGGTTATCCAATGGGGTAAGCATGAATGAGATGTATGATATAATAGTAAAAAATGACAATAAAAATAGCTGCAGACAACTAATAGAGTTAAGTAACCTTAGAGGTGGGAGAGATAATATATCAGTTATTGTATTTGAAGGGGAGTGTAAAGATGATAGGCACTGTGCTGGGAAATAGATATGAGCTATTGAAAAAAATAGGAGAAGGAGGTATGGCTGTTGTATATAAGGCTAAAGACAATCTTCTCAATAGAAATGTAGCAGTAAAAATTCTTAAGGAACAGTTTTCAACTGATGTAGAATTTGTGGAAAAATTTAAAAGAGAAGCCACAGCAGCTGCCAGTCTTTCAGATAATAATATAGTAAATATATATGATGTAGGATCTCAAGAGGATATAAACTATATTGTTATGGAATGTGTTACGGGAAGAACTTTAAAGCAGATAATAAGAGAAGAAGGAAAAATACCTCAAGATAGGGCAGTGGAAATAGCTATTCAAATAACTAAAGCTTTAAAATGTGCCCATAAAAACAATATTATACATAGAGATATAAAACCCCATAATATTCTTGTAACAGAAGATGGAATAGTAAAAGTAACTGATTTTGGAATTGCAAAGGCTTCAAATTCTGTTACAATAACTAATTCAAATAAAATAATGGGCTCTGCGCATTATTTTTCTCCTGAGCAGGCAAAGGGAGGTTTCTTGGATTTTAGAACAGATATATATTCTCTTGGCATAGTTATGTATGAAATGGTTACAGGTCGGGTACCCTATGATGCGGAAAGTCCAGTATCTATAGCCTTAAAACACATACAGGAACCTGTAGTTCCTCCTAATCAGTTAAATGAGAATATTCCTGAAAGTTTAAATAAATTGATTCTGAAAGCTGT
This genomic interval from Clostridium kluyveri contains the following:
- the rlmN gene encoding 23S rRNA (adenine(2503)-C(2))-methyltransferase RlmN; the protein is MYNILDFNIEELENWMKVNDESKFRASQIMDWIYKKNQYDFNYMTNISKNVIEKLKKNFYIGMPELIEKQKSKSQDTYKFLYKFQDKNIIETVVMKYRYGNSICVSTQVGCRMGCKFCASTVNGMVRNLTSGEILAQILKSQTEINGRISNIVLMGSGEPLDNYDNILKFLNMVNCKYSLNIGQRHITLSTCGIVPKIMELADENLQITLAISLHSPDNFSRRDMMPIANKYSIEEIIYACKYYINKTGRRVSFEYALVKGVNDSLEFAERLVQLLKGLLCHVNLIPVNEVKENDFKKSSEDNIKKFYNKLIENKIETTIRREMGSDIDAACGQLRRRYLESKSYRKGVENGGALVRRR
- the rsmB gene encoding 16S rRNA (cytosine(967)-C(5))-methyltransferase RsmB, with the protein product MNSARSVAVEVVKKVLYDNAYSSIVLNKYLNKFDLNKKDRALITELVYGTLKYKYTIDCILKNFIKSNLEKMNKDILNMLRISIYQLRYLDKIPEFAVVNEAVEFSKNISFKLSKLVNGVLRNYLRNKSNLFCGNKEDKIDRICFEYSFPRWMAELFINQYGEELGKYIMGSLNVVPKVTVRINTLKTDYKHAWNELIINGYDVKRGNVYKEALIINKGSNIELNPLFEKGHITVQDESAMLVSYFMDIEENMTVLDLCSAPGGKSCHIGELMKNTGNVHCYDLYEGKLSLVRHNAERLGIKNIACKKLDAAKYLESLKDTADRVLIDVPCSGFGIIRKKPEIKWNKKEDSLRDLIEIQRKIILNAAKYVKIGGKLIYSTCTLNKKENEENINWFISRNPQYKLDKLYCGDFHNIIYHEEGYMTILPDNHMDGFFIARLIKQR
- a CDS encoding Stp1/IreP family PP2C-type Ser/Thr phosphatase gives rise to the protein MVGLLSDVGRVRKLNEDFADFYKNKDLGVYVIADGMGGHNAGEVASKIAVETIISYIKSKEEIHTEDDLLRAINLANDKIYKLSRTNKKFGGMGTTITACLAKNGEMIVANVGDSGCYTIGYSGITKITKDHSLVQQLVDEGSITEEEAAIHPNKNIITRAIGTNISVEVDTFRVNLREVRKVMLCTDGLSNGVSMNEMYDIIVKNDNKNSCRQLIELSNLRGGRDNISVIVFEGECKDDRHCAGK